TGACATGGTGCTCACCAAGGAAGCTTAGATTGGAGATCTCATTAAGAACATCAAAACAACTATATGCGCTTGTTTAGGTTAAGCAATGAAGggctaaaacttttttttttcgaacAACCAACTTTATAAAAACCTCAACCTAGTAAGACACTAGAGAGGCTAAAACCAAACAATTACAAAGGATTACAGAACCAATCGGTCCTAGAAATATTACATTTGCTTCTATATCTAACCCAAAAAAAGGAAAAATTACATATAGAATCAAAAAGTTCACTAATCTTCATTTGAGGACCAAAAATCTTAGCATTTCTAAATCTCTACATGATCCACATGTATGCTGCAACAATACTATACGCGTGCTCTTTCCTTTTTGTTGTCGTAGCCCAATTATCTAGCCAAGCAATCCATAGTAGCCAATTATCAAAACCCGGTAAACCAACATTAGTCCAAAGTTGAATCCTTGACCAAACCTGTTTAGCAATAGGACAACCAAACAAAGCATGATCTAAAGATTCAATACCATAATTACAAGACAGACAACTAATTTGTTTCATTTCCAATCCTCTTTTAGACAAGTTGAGACGGGTCGGTAACTTGTCTAAAGCCACTCTCCACAAGAATATGTTCACTTTTCGAGGGATGGTGTTTAACCATCTTGTAGGCGATTCTGAAATAGGTAACAATGTTGCATCGATCAATCTTCGTCCTTCATTAACCATGTACACTCCATCCATAGCTAACGAAAAAGACCAAGAGTCattcttatcgtttagcaccaaaagCGAAGTGTTTGAGATCAGGTCTTCAAACTCAGTAAGATGACGTGAAGATTGTAATGGACGAGACCAATTCCAATGCCACACATCATCTATTAATCTGTCAGCAATTAAACAATCATTATTAATATCGAGACGGAATATTCGTTCAAACCTTGATGCTAACGTAGATTCACCAACCCACACTTCCTTCCACAATCTAGTACTCAACCCGTTACCGATTACTTTTTTGAAGGCAGAATGTggaataatattagtatcatttagaCTGTTGCAAACATCAACTATATTACCCCACACGCCTGTTTTATGTAATCGATATCTCCCACCTGTACCATCTCTACCATAAATGTCTTTTATAATTCGAACCCATAATGCTTCCGGTTTAGACAAGAATCGCCACTTCCATTTCATTAAAAGAGCCATGTTAAAGGCTTTTAGGCTCCCAATATTTAAGCCTCCTTTTTCAAGTGAAGCTAAAATTTGTTCCCACCTTACCCATGCCATTTTCGAGCTCTCTGAACTACCACCCCAAAAAAATCTCAATCTGATACTCTCCAAGTTATTTACGATACCTTATGGACAATTAAATAATGATAGATAATAAATACCTAAGCTCCCTAAAACCGCTTTAATTAAAGTTAATCTACCGCCAATAGATAACATATTCGCCTTCCATGTAGACAACTTACTATTAAAACGTTCCACCAGTTCTTTCCAATTAATGAGAGCTTTCATATTTGCCCCTAAGACTATAGATAATGGTGACTGTGACGTGGAGTGATAGAGTTACACTTTTTGGGGAAAAACTGTGATTGGGCCATGACATTTTGGGGGGGAGTTGTAATGGGGGGCTTTTGTAAGGGCGTTTGTGGGTGATGTGTCAAAATATGATTGGAGGTTGGGTTAAAAAGTGGTGAAAAAGGtagaaaaaaatcaaaaaaaaaaatcacaaacgcACAGAAATCTGCCCGTGCTTCAAAGACAAACGCCCCAACACAAACGCCCACAAACGCCCCATTCTGGGCGTTTGTGAGGCGTTTGTGGGCGAATTCAAGGCAACAAACGCTGCAATATCTGTGGTCTAAAGGCAACCCTGGGTATTTAAATGGGAGTGATCCCACTAAACAACCTGTTTGGTTTGCCATAATATCCAACTCAGAAGAAATAACTCCCACTCCGAACACATTCGATTTCTTAATATTTATCTTCAAACCCGATGCCCGGTAGAACACATTTAAAATGTTAACAATATTCGCCATATTCTGAGAATTCCACTCTGAAGTAATAGATCAACGATGGCGGTTCACATGGGAAAAAAAAAATGACCGGGAAGCGAGGTGAAAGAACCCTTCAAAGGAATGATACATAACAGCAACCGGGAACCGCCTCACACAtagaaagcaaaaaaaaaaaaaaaaaaaaaaaaaaaaaaaaaaaaaacctacatcAAACTACCAAGACTATATATGAGCGAGCCGGAATGCATACGGGCCAACCTAACTAAACAAACCGAAAACCATCTATAACCAACATACCACAATAATTACAAGACAAACGTATAAACCAACAAACAACAGACTGAGTGAACAAACACGGAATCACAAGAACCGAGAAAGATTATCCGTTGCAATGAATGCCTTTTTGCCACGCAATGGATGATGTGTACTATTGAATGGATAAGATCATATAGTTTTAGATCATTGGATGGATATGATTTAATCTTTTTTTCGAGCATGACTCATTTATTGTTTTAATGCATGATGATCGATGATGAATCAGTCTACGATTCTAACACAATTAATACGGAAATACGCAGTAAATAGCATGTGATATGATAATTGaataatttatttactatttattttttgttttttgaaaagcaTAACGGTCATTATAGAAAACTCCTAATCTATTTAGTACTTATCTAATTTTAATCAAATACGGAGTAGCTTTTAATGTAATTTTAAAATCTTATCGTATAAATCCGTTTTAACTAAATTGAATCCTAATCATTCCCTAACTCGTATTTCTAACGTTTATAAATTTCTCAAACCCTAATTTCTTATCTAATTACACATTCTATCTTCTTAATTACTTTTAACTAGCAGCTAGTTCGTCTTTACTTAATACCTCGTAAGATTATATTACTTTTTATTAGACGTACTACAGTATTTAATTTTCATAATCTCGTAGTTGCATACTTGCATGCATGAATTGCATGTATATTTAAGTTGATATACTTGATTCAACCGTGCGTCAATACAATCTTTATTTGTTATTGGTTTTAGGTTTTAGGTTTGCAGAATGGCATCAAGTAATAAAATTTGGTTTGGATCATTCGGTCCATTTGTTTTCAATGAAGATTTGAGTAATCATAAAGATGTTATGATGGAAGAATCAACATTGATATTTCCATCAACGTTTGTTAGACGTGAACTAGATATTATATTCGGGTCGTATAATCGTCATGAAAAAGGCGCTATTCAAGTTCCCAGTGATACAAGAAACGTGTTGAAAGATTCAACATTAATTGTCCGGGATGAATTAATTGTGAGTGGTGAACTTAATATTAAGTTCGGAACATTTGGTTCTGATCATAAGAGGGAGATTAAAGATTTAAAAGATGGTGAAAAGGCGAGTTTTAATGTAGTTGAAGATATCGATAGGAAAATGGAGGTTCAGAATTATTTGATGAAGGTTTTGAAGCTTGATCAAGATGTGAATCTCGAAAATCCggtattgtcttttacttttagtaTTTTTGGTAAATTAATAATTGTGcttaatgtatgtatatttttataattttataccATGTGTTATATTGCAATTATAGGTTTGAAATTAGTAATATGTTATTGAAATTAGTAATATGTTATTTTGCATATGCAGAACAAATTTGTATCTTCGTACGAAGAAGAGTTAATGGAAACAAGGAGTTTAGGGTTATGTAGAGATCGAGTCGCACTTCATTACTTGTGTTCTAATAAGGTTAATATTActtcttttttatattttcttaTAAAATTGAAGAATTTTTTGTTTGATACATATTTTGGTATGGAGACTAATTTGCTATTTACTTTAGGCGGGGAGGTTTGTTGCCCGATGGATTTCAGACGAGGAGTATCTTCAAGCCGTTGAAACACGCAAAATGCGTTCATCATGTGTTGAAGAAAGGATCTCGGCTGATCAAAATGAGGAAATATTAGCAGGAGAAAATGCAATCGAActtgaagaaaaagaagaaattGAGATCGATTTGAAGCTAAAAGAACAATGTTTGGTAGATGAAACGGTGAAAGAAAACGAGGCAATCGAGAAAAATAAACGTAATGCTGACGTGGCCAGAGTGCAGGCCGAGGCACGAGATCAGAATGTAGCCGAGCAAAAAGAGACTGTAAGTTCTTATTGGAGTTTAAAATACAATGAGATCTATTAAGgggggtcaaaacgggtcaaaacGGGACTTTTGATGAAAGTCCTTAACTACTAACAGTTTTAATTTATTTTAGTTTATACAGTAGatagttatttttttattatagaTAGCTGATAGGTTATGCATATGAACAATGTTTATGTTTTatctatataatattaatattaatattaatattaatattacatttcatATAACTTCCAACACTACTTAGTAACAAATATAGCTTCTTTTGTTATTTTCAGGCTGAGATATTTTTAGAACAACGGACCCATAATAAACACATGTTCATATGTTCATAGGTTATGCATATGAACAATGTTTATGTTTTatctatataatattaatattaatattaatattaatattaatattacatttcatATAACTTCCAACACTACTTAGTAACAAATATAGCTTCTTTTGTTATTTTCAGGCTGAGATATTTTTAGAACAACGGACCCAGAATGACGTCGCTAATGAAATAACATCAAATCCAGCAGTTTCGAGTGTAGTAACACGAATGCCTGTTTTATGCGTTGAAGAAGTGCACGTGGAGGATCAATGTAACGAGATAGTAGCAGAGAATAATAATAAACACATTATGAAAAACGAAGAATCTGCCGAACCTATCGTAACAAGTGGGATAATAAACGATACAAAACAGGAAAAAGTGTTTGAAATAAACGAGGAAATTGAGAGTAAGGAACGAGTTGATGAAGATGCCAAGCTGCAGGCTGAGGTGCAAGCTCAAAAGGAAGCCAAGAAAAAAGAGAAGGTAAATTCTTATTAACTACCTATGGTTATAAACTTATAATATAGTTATCTGGTAGTACACGCGGGTCGGACGGGTTGGGTAACGGGTCATAATTATTGACCATAAACTCACATATAATTAATGCTAAAGAGATTAAGATTCACAATGATAATTTATCATTAGAAAGAAAGAATAGCCGGAATAAAAATctacaataataataacttaaattataAGATTAGCTCTTAAATAGATTATACAATTCAGAATAATTTAAgcaagtatatatacataaagcaaCTTTAAACATATATGACCCGTTTCATATTTTATGGTAAACGGGTAAACAGATCATGTTATCCCGTTTCATCTTTTAGCTATTATCTATATATCCGCCCACTAAATTGGGTGTAATTTTTTTAAACTCTAAACAGCATACATCTATTGACATATAACTTTGCAGGCACAGTTGAAACGATTAAGAAATAAGGAAAGAAAAAGGGCTGCCATCTCCAACAACAAAATTAGTTACCAAGACGTTGtagagtcaaacgggtcaaaagaGCTACATAAGTCAAATGAAGAGGAAAATGTGTATGAGATACGTATAGAAGAGGTTGTACCTAATTTGAAAGTGCAACATTGGTTGGAGGTAACGAAGAAAATAAACGAGGCAATTGAAAGTAATGAAGGAGTTGATGAAGAGGCCCAGATGCAGGATGAGGTGCGACCTCAAAAAGAAGCCAAGAAAAAAGATAAGGTAAATTCTAATTAACTACATGTGTTTATAATATATTTATCTCGTAGTACACACGGGCCAAACGGGTTGGGTAACAGGTCATAATGACTAATTTTGGTGCATATCAGTTGCAGTTAGGTTAGGTTTGCTGACCTGCAAAATCGTTTTGATTCATTTTCTCATCATAAATAGTTTATGTGTTAGATATGTTTACATTCACAATATAATAAGAGTCTTCCTTGTTCATCAAAAGTCGTCTTAAAAGCAAAATATTATTATTGACCTATAACATTGCAGGCACGGCTGAAACGATTAAGAAATAAGGAAAAAAAGAGGGCTGCCATCTCCAACAACAAGATCAGTTACCAAGACGTTGTGGATTCAAGCGGGTCAAAAGAGCTACATAACACAAATGAAGAAAAATCACAACGTCGACCTTCACGTTTCTCTTTAATGTTGTCGAACTTTAAAACCATCATGTCACCTTCAACGGTCATATTGGCAGTGAGAAAGATCTTACTCGCCCTTACTATAGTTCTAACCTTATTTACAATTACAGTATTACATTAACTAGTCTTATGCTAGTATATAAATTTGGTTTCAAGCAACATTTAGCATATTGAAGACAGATGTAGATGTACCTTTGGTTTATAGGGTTGTACATGACCACATTCTAAGATTCCTTTGTAGTTTGTACCGATTTGTTTGGAGATGAAAGAACAAGTAATTGACTTGTATTTGCATATCATAAAATGGTATTATTTCTTCTAATACCAAGAGATAAAACATGACTGTCAACATATACTTGATTCCACTTAGGGAGTAACGAGTCTGAGCAGTTAACAAGCTATTCGAGTTTCGAGCTCGTTTATCTCGAATTCGAACATCATACTATTCGAACTTGAGTCGAACGCGAACGTAAATTATCGTTACTTAAATGAGCTAGGCTTAAAAAATAATATTCGGCTCGACTCGATTGAAAACTCATTTATGTCTCTCCCATCGAATAAGTTAATCTAGTTAATTTAGTCGGTCGAGCTAAACGAACATAGTTATCGTAATATTTTTATCTTAAATcccttaagattaaatattaatcaATAATAAAATTTAAACTTTATGCGTGTAATTTCGTTGAAATACAAAATTGTACTATCACCATATGAATTACTATTAGTACATTTAACGAACATGGAAATTGTTGAAACCACGGGGACTATCATAGCAACAAAAGGGCTATCTCAGCAACGCTTTGAAAACCACGAGGACTAAATGTCCATCTAGATGAGAAAACCCTATGGACTATTTCAATAATTTGGGTAAACCACAAGGATTATCTCAGTAATTATGTATAATTTATATGATCATTATATAACATGTACACAATATTTAATTGTTAATTTTATACATATTGTTactaattcattattattattgaagaGAAAAAAATAGAGAAGGACGACTCTTTATTATTTTTCGTTGTTTTATGTCGCGTACAACAAAAAATAATGTTGATTTTAAGATAACATGGGAAATAGGATAATTGAAATATAATATTAGAATTTTTTTAATGACAGCCCTAAATATTATTGTTAAAAAATAATTTATGCAAAAATTGATGGTACAGTTTGTCGGTTGATAGCGGTTATTTTCATGTGGTTAATTATCCTTAAAGTACAACCACGTTAAGTATGTCCTAATTGTTTAATGACAGCCTTTAGGACTGTCATTAGAAAAattcataatactaatataaatacgtAAGTTCTGTTTTCAATTCGTTCAAATGTGGGCGGAAAGTGTTGTTAACAGAAACTTTATATACTCGCATCCAAAATTCTCTCATCTCCTTTCATCTCCATTTAAAATAAAAACTCGAGAATGCATGTTATGTTTAAATCCACTCAATTCGTTTCCTATACATCGTTAAAAAAAACTCGAGAATGCGGCGTAAatggaaaagaggaagaaaaacaAATTTGGAAAGGAAATAAAAGAGGAGAAAAAGAGacaagaaaagaaaagaaacaagAGAGGAGAAACTCGTGTCGCCGGGGAGACGAAACCCCTGACGATGCAGTGATGACCGAAGGTGAGGGAGTGGGGGACGGTGACGGCGTTGAAAACGCATTCCGAAATGAAGCTCCACTCCGTCTGCTTTGAGTTGCCAGCTCAGCTCTCGAATTTTCTTCTAGAACTAAGGTATTATCTTCTTACCAAGACAGGAAATGAGTTTTCttccaaaaaaaaaacaaaaaaaaaatttgatgagAAAGAAGCTTAAGCTGTTGAAAACAAATAAAATGTTACCTACTCAAAACCTCTTTAACTTGTTGGAAGACATACAAGATCATGTCTCAATTAACCTAGGAAGATAGATTCTACACTAAAACATGTAATTTGCAACTCAATTCAGACTACTGCCAACGAAGGTTCAATTGGATTAAGTGTATATTGCCATGTCACAATGATGTTGGAGCCATAACTATTTGATAGGCAAAAAAGCTCTCCTTCCACCCCAGATCAATAGCTCCGAACTAGGTTATTTAACCGCATATTAATGCCCATAATCTTAATGGTGATGAACTCGTCGATTGATATCTTTATTGTCGACATTGCTAATGGCCTTAGAATCACCCATGAAACTATATCCGTATACATTACCGGATTAATCTCATTACAAATACAATCGCAAAATTGAACAATATCACACTCATGTTTTCTCATATAATTATGTTCATAATATAATGTAGCATTTGTTCTTAATTAGTAGTCAAACAGCCGATCACAAAATATAATCGACACACGCACACTCCTACAGTCCTTAAGATATTCTCCACAAACACCTACAAACGGTATCTTTCATCTCAAGAAGAGTTTAAAAGAGATGATTGATGCTCACACACTGGCAACGAAAGAATGTATTAATTACTATTTACCATGTTAATTAAAGTAGTTATATCATCAATGTGGTGAGGTACACTTGCCCTTTTCCCTTCCATTGCATCTTTCTTTCTCCTACACTTTAAACATAACATGGGACCCGATGATGCCGAAAATATCGTTCCCTCGTTTGGTGCCTCGTCTGCTTGGCAAACTGCACATCTAAATATTCCCAAATTTGAGTTTACAGCCAAATCTTTTCCCAGCCTGCAATTAACACACAAggtatataataatgataatgatatacacaTTAAAAGATACAACTATATATATCTACATTGTGATAAGCCTAGCGGTTAAAGCATGCGATGCTTTCAGGTCGACTCATAACTTATTTCCCAAataattcaatatatgttattgatTGATTTACCCAAATACTGATAGCATTATTATTTGCTTAGATGTTCTGCCAAGTCAATAATTATTTGCTTAGATGTCAACACTTCCATTTATGGCATCATctctattatatttaataaaatatagacATGATTTAAGATATGACTTTCACTACGACCATAGTCATTTACACAACAAATATTTAGTTTCTGAAACCATAGTAACTATCTACGACATTTCAAATTATGAACTACAAAAGATCCGGTCACGCGTTTAAAGATCTCAAAAGCAGGCAACTTTTTACAAAACAGGAATCAAATTATACGTAAAAGTAAATCGTACCTTTCTGCAAGCATTGCAGAACCCTCTTCAAAAATCTCCTCTACAGTCCCAACAGCTGAAAGCTTATTCGGTTCATTCTTCGCAGAATTATGAAATCTTTTTCCAGGAATGAGTGACGTCAGCAGATTTTGTTTCTTTTTGGGTGCTGAAGGGATAACAGGATACCCATATGGAATGATATCAACAACTACACAAGTTGTGTCATCTTTTAGTCCACGTGACCTAAGCGCCTCCTGCAACCAAACGTATACATATCAACAAAAATCAATAAAAAAAACACAAATAACAAGAACTATGTGTCATCGTATGTTGAACAAAACCTTCACAACAAGCTTGGCAGCAAGTTCTGCATGCAATCCACGACAACATTGAGCCGCCATGTCAGACGATAACGCATCCCAGATACCATCAGACGCAATTATAAGTCTTCCTCCCGTATTTGAAAGCTACAAATCCAAAATTACTGAGTCAGATTAACTTTTAACCATATTAAATAATCAGAACATAAAAGATACAGATAATAATGCATTTATTTGCAACCTTCACTTGTTTAACGTGAGGTATAGGAACGATAAATTCCCCAACATCCGTATCACCTATGGACCTTGAGAGACACAACCCGCCAGGCCAACAACGAAGTGGACCCACCTGAAAAATTCAATCTTAAAGGTGGTAAGATTTACACTTTTTTTTTGCTTATAAAGTAAAAAAGTTTAAATATTTATCTTTATTTACCTCATTCCCGCCAAAAATATTAAGTCGCCCTACTTCACCCCCACTTGCGGTTACACGTTCGCGTTCTTCAACATTTTCTTCGAGCCTATGGTCAACGGTCAATAGTGATACAACACCGGACTGTGTGTCTAATATGCATCGTGAATCCCCGACAGATGCAACGGTTATGGTCCACCCGTCAATTACAACGAATGTAACAGTCGTACCAGATGTCTCACCTatcatttacaaaaaaaaaaaacaaaaaaacaaaaaaaaaaaaaacaaataaataaaacatTATTAGACAGAGACTTTACTAAAACTGATGATGAACCAATAAACGCAATTGAATTCATTACCTTTTTGCTGAAACTCAATATCAGTTTTCACAAAACCGGCTACTAATGCTCGAGGAAGTGTTTGAAGCCACTCTTCACGATCACATCCTTGAGGAATCGCGCTTAAAATGTTGTTTAACAAATTCTCTTTTGCAAAAATAGCAGCCGATATACCATTGTGCCCATCAAATATCTACAAAAAAGGAATCAAATTTCAACAATCTGATACACGAATAAACTCGTTAAACCAATTAAGCAAACAGATCCCATATATATACCGCAAAAACTGAAAAAGACGTTGACGGATCCCCTGAAATTCTCTGGCAATCGGGATTAATCAAGAAATAATCCTCTCCCTTTTTTGCTAAAGCTGCTTGTCCATAACTAACACTAGGTTTTTCGACGTTCCCATTTCTAAGCTCCCGACCAATCAACGTCCCAAGCGGTGTAAGAGGTGGATTTGTCTTCATACTTAAAGTCTCTGTTTTGCTCATTTTTTGCTATAACAATTCGTTATCCAGTACCCTAATTCATTTACAGAATAAACAATAAACAAATAAATTAATGTTAAAAAAATTAGATGATCTgtaaatataattaagttatagTTATTATCAGCTAAAATTCAACCTAAACTAAATTCTTCACATAATTCATTTATTGACAAAATAATTCCACAAATTCAGTAATGTAAGTAATCAGTTAATCAAATTAACATTTCCATACGGATGTGTAAGTATTTGATTACATAAAAGATCTACAGATAAACAGAGTTAGCAAAATGCGAATAGATACAATATACACACAGCTAAAAACATGTGGTTGTATAAATTAATACTAAAACATTAGAAAATTGATGAATACTTACAGCGAAGACATTGAAGAAAGTGGAATCAGATCTAGAACGAAGAACCTAAAACAGCATTGAACAAAATTCAAACTGTTTTCGTTGTATGAATTGAAATAAAATCAAACCCTAGTAGAAAGTGAATGAGAAAGATAAATTTTTAAGGAGAGAGAAACGCGGGGATGAAAAGCGGGTTTGGGTTTGGGTTTGGGTTGGGGCAAATGTATCTTCTGTAAATTCATAAAATTGATTGATTGATAATGATTTATGACAAATGACAATTGACAACAGCCAATTTATTTttctatttatataattataattataattatatattattatattatatatataattatataattataattactccATATTATTATTTAcgagtatttctatttctattagtatattaatattaattaatattaatattaatattaatattaattaatatattaagattttttttttttcgttttttgaaaaaactttgttcacgaacattatagattggatgaaaataagaacatttagaaaagacacttcgtgatgaatgttattattttagcgggaaaacgctcgaagaagtaatatataacaattatcgtgtttttcgagcgtatgttgaggttttagacattagggtttagatattagggtttatagggtttagatattagggtttagaaatttagggtttagggtttagatttaggatttagattgagtttttaacgtgaacggtttagagtttttaACACGAGGTTtttaacatcccgtctttttccgtttactttctgtctatctattttaaagtccgttacttaattataacatcttccgttaatacgcgttttaaaataattcatttaggtaattcacgcaaccgcttacaaacttgagggaccaatgttgtcaattgggcaaagatttgactaggtcaaatggtcaacacccacctcctccaTTTATTCATCCTCCACCTTTCCACTACTTACACCTTTttgctctcaaaccctcaaacaagaattcatcatctaaattcgatctagcaagcgttcttcaaaataaattacatatttggaatccttgcaacttcctcttcgaatccataccaacttcattacatttgggtaactttctaaaaacactaaatttcttgttcttgatctttaaaacttaaaagtgcgttaattagtggctatggctcaagtctaacatgattatgtgattta
The window above is part of the Rutidosis leptorrhynchoides isolate AG116_Rl617_1_P2 chromosome 1, CSIRO_AGI_Rlap_v1, whole genome shotgun sequence genome. Proteins encoded here:
- the LOC139849258 gene encoding uncharacterized protein gives rise to the protein MANIVNILNVFYRASGLKINIKKSNVFGVGVISSELDIMANQTGCLVGSLPFKYPGLPLDHRYCSVCCLEFAHKRLTNAQNGAFVGVCVGAFVFEARADFCIVNNLESIRLRFFWGGSSESSKMAWVRWEQILASLEKGGLNIGSLKAFNMALLMKWKWRFLSKPEALWVRIIKDIYGRDGTGGRYRLHKTGVWGNIVDVCNSLNDTNIIPHSAFKKVIGNGLSTRLWKEVWVGESTLASRFERIFRLDINNDCLIADRLIDDVWHWNWSRPLQSSRHLTEFEDLISNTSLLVLNDKNDSWSFSLAMDGVYMVNEGRRLIDATLLPISESPTRWLNTIPRKVNIFLWRVALDKLPTRLNLSKRGLEMKQISCLSCNYGIESLDHALFGCPIAKQVWSRIQLWTNVGLPGFDNWLLWIAWLDNWATTTKRKEHAYSIVAAYMWIM
- the LOC139885696 gene encoding probable protein phosphatase 2C 5; its protein translation is MSKTETLSMKTNPPLTPLGTLIGRELRNGNVEKPSVSYGQAALAKKGEDYFLINPDCQRISGDPSTSFSVFAIFDGHNGISAAIFAKENLLNNILSAIPQGCDREEWLQTLPRALVAGFVKTDIEFQQKGETSGTTVTFVVIDGWTITVASVGDSRCILDTQSGVVSLLTVDHRLEENVEERERVTASGGEVGRLNIFGGNEVGPLRCWPGGLCLSRSIGDTDVGEFIVPIPHVKQVKLSNTGGRLIIASDGIWDALSSDMAAQCCRGLHAELAAKLVVKEALRSRGLKDDTTCVVVDIIPYGYPVIPSAPKKKQNLLTSLIPGKRFHNSAKNEPNKLSAVGTVEEIFEEGSAMLAERLGKDLAVNSNLGIFRCAVCQADEAPNEGTIFSASSGPMLCLKCRRKKDAMEGKRASVPHHIDDITTLINMVNSN
- the LOC139849263 gene encoding uncharacterized protein → MASSNKIWFGSFGPFVFNEDLSNHKDVMMEESTLIFPSTFVRRELDIIFGSYNRHEKGAIQVPSDTRNVLKDSTLIVRDELIVSGELNIKFGTFGSDHKREIKDLKDGEKASFNVVEDIDRKMEVQNYLMKVLKLDQDVNLENPNKFVSSYEEELMETRSLGLCRDRVALHYLCSNKAGRFVARWISDEEYLQAVETRKMRSSCVEERISADQNEEILAGENAIELEEKEEIEIDLKLKEQCLVDETVKENEAIEKNKRNADVARVQAEARDQNVAEQKETAEIFLEQRTQNDVANEITSNPAVSSVVTRMPVLCVEEVHVEDQCNEIVAENNNKHIMKNEESAEPIVTSGIINDTKQEKVFEINEEIESKERVDEDAKLQAEVQAQKEAKKKEKAQLKRLRNKERKRAAISNNKISYQDVVESNGSKELHKSNEEENVYEIRIEEVVPNLKVQHWLEVTKKINEAIESNEGVDEEAQMQDEVRPQKEAKKKDKARLKRLRNKEKKRAAISNNKISYQDVVDSSGSKELHNTNEEKSQRRPSRFSLMLSNFKTIMSPSTVILAVRKILLALTIVLTLFTITVLH